From the Haliaeetus albicilla chromosome 6, bHalAlb1.1, whole genome shotgun sequence genome, the window CTCAGGATCGTGTAACTGAGTTTGGCAGTGAGCTGCACGAAGATGGAGGAAAACTCTTCTGTACTTCCTGCAATGTGGTTCTGAATCACGTTCGCAAGTCTGCGATCAATGACCACCTCAAGtctaaaacacacacaaagcGAAAGGCAGAGTTTGAAGAACAGAACGTCAGGAAGAAGCAAAGGACTCTGACTGCCTCCCTTCAGTGCAACAGTACTGCCCAGACAGAGAAAACCAGTGTCATCCAGGACTTTGTGAAAATGTGCCTGGAAGCTAATATTCCACTTGAGAAGGCTGATCATCCATCTGTGCGAGCCTTCCTGTCCCGCTACGTCAAGAACGGCAGTTCGATACCTAAGTCAGACCAGCTAAGGAAAGCATACCTGCCTGACGGGTATGACAATGAGAACCAACTCATCAATACTGAAGACCGTtgagaagaaaactgttttcatcaTCGTTGTGAAGTTTTACATATTGATGgtgtggtttatttttatattcatgCATATATACAGTGTTACATATTGGTTTTACAAGCTATTTTGTATTATTGTAGAAATGACAATCTATTTGTGAACTTAGTGGTATGCCGCAGACTGTTGCTAACCCTGCTGTAGACTTCAGAGCTACGCTGATGTAGAACTCACGATGAATGTAGGGAACATACCTGGCATACACCTTATCTGTGTTCAGTCCAGCTGTAACTGGCGCCAAGAAAAAGGCACTTGGATGGAGCACCTCACTTACCTAAACTGTGCATCTGAATATACGAGGAAGATGATGCGATAGGGATTGTTAATCATGTCAGTGGATTGCTTTGTCCAGTATCCTGTCCATGAGTGACCAAGAAGAAGTGCTGCACATTTGAAATGCAAGAAGCTGTAGAATGGTTAGTTAAAATATAACTGCTCTGTTGGGGGAGGATTATTGCAAATTCCTATTCAAGTTCGGTTTATGTTCAaaaacaggaaacatttttcttctagaatACTCTCTTACCCTATTTGGTGCGACTGTGGATGTATTCATTATCTAGCTTAAATAGTCAGTCTCTTGTATTGACCTCTGAACAACACTGTTCTCATAAAGCTAAGAGTTCTGCAGGTTTACCGTGCCCGCTTTCTTAAAATCACTGTTTCATCGTCTCGGTTTAACGTGTCCCCTTCAGTTTCAGTGCCAATCTTTGAACGTTGAGTAGACAAACCAGTAACTGAGTGTGGTTTGCAGTGCAGCAGCTGGCAAGTGAAACTTGTACTGGACCAAGATCTTAGTAGAGATGATTAATGCCTTTCTCTTACTAGCAGGACAAAGGATGCTAAATCTgagttgggggtgggggaggcaCTAAACTGTGGAGTTGAGAAAGCTTTTTTACCGTGCACAGGAGAAGAGGCTCCTCCATCTTTCCCTGAAGGTCCTCTACATCTCTGGCCTTGTCCTCAGCCTTTTAGTCAAAGGAGGTAAAGTgattaaaacagttttcaaaatagTTACTGCAGTGGCTGTTCAATACCTGTAAGCGCAAATAGGAAAGCGTGTATACTTTGAAGCTCTACTGGAATTACAGACCTGGGCTGTATTACATACTCTGTGCCAAGGCCTCATCTATTGGACTGGCAcaaagtaaaatgcaaaattgaAGAATTTCAGTAATATTACCCTCTCCCAAATCTAGTAAACTATTACTGAGCTATTCCAAATTATTATGCCAAATAGTCCGCTCGGTGTAAGTGCTCTATAAAGTTTTTGAATGCAATGAGGGAGCACTGTGCAAAGTGTTGGAATACGACCAACTCCTGCCTGCTCTAGATTTCCTTGAGATGCTCTGGGTTCAGGGATGTGCTAAGCATATTCTAGCAGCACAGAAATCCTCTGCTCAGTGGATACAATGGTGTAAGCATGCTTTAACTCCCTCAGGTGGAGCCAGTTGTTCTGTCCAGCTTCCTTTCCCCTCGTAGAGTTTCACAGTATCTGtttctcagtatttcttttattccaGATATTTACAGCAATACTAAGTAATTGctaaaaagagacaaaataacCTGCTTATTTAGTTTCTGTAGCGATTTCCCTAGCTTTTTCTAGAGCAGTCTCTTTTGCTGGATTGAGAGAGACTTACATACCTAGTAACAACTGGTTTTTGTGCAATTAGCTTCTACAGAAATGCACTTGTGTTACATTATAACCACGTCTTGAAGCCTTCTGCTATGAGACCTGTTTGAGTAAATGGACAGAACTAAAAAGCAGAACGCTGCCTATCCATGTGTACCAGCACACGGGTACTCGGTACACTGCTGCACCTTTGGTCCCCGTTGAAGCTAGCGGGACTCCATGCAGTCATAGCAATCCTGTCAATGATACTGGTTGCTGGTTTAGAACTTCAGACAGAAATAACAGTAGTAATTTTTTACTCTAATCTTAGATATCAAAATATGCCTTCCAAAATATCATTTGCTATTGCACAAGCTTGGGTTTAGCTTAACATCATGAACTGCCTTGGGCTAGAACTGTTTTATAAATCTTCTTAAGCCAAGTGAAAGGTACACTGCCAATAGCCTTTTCTGTCCTGACAATAattgaaaatgttcttttacaGCTGCTGTTTCATTACAGTGAAACAACAtccttgctttaattttttttttttttttttttaccttatgAATGCTATCTTAGAATTGAAGCAAATAGAAAACAATGGAGTATTGAGAAAACAGGCTTCCATTAAATGAAAGCATCTAGGGAAGACTGTGTGATTAAAAGGTATGAATTTGGACTAGTTAGCTCAGTTCCTGCTAACATGGAATTTCACAGGCTGCACCCCATAACCATTTTATATAGGATTCAATGCTGTATGTTTTTCCCTTGACTGGCAAACTGAcagacattttgaaaagcttAATGGTAATATTAAATAGGCTTttgcacaaatgaaaaaaaaaatcaagttactTTCACTTGTacagttttacataaaaataaaagtttgcaACATCAAcagcttttgttaaaaaaagaaaacgcGTCATTTTCAGTAAGGCAAAGCAATATTAGAACACTTAGTTTCTCAAAAGCTTACTCTACTTATAAAGCAGTCTGTGTACTATTTTCAGTAATTATTCTAGtaccaaattatttttgatgCAGAATTACTGCAGAGGGTATGAGCCTGGTGAGGAACTTTTTCAGCATAGCCATAGGCTACCAACTCATAACAATTTGGAAGCAAAAATTGGTTATCAGGATTTTGAATGGAACTGACTTAATTCCAATGCACAGCAGTCTGTAGGACACTGGTGTCTTAATAATaggatgtttttgttaaaaaaaaaaacaaacaaaaaacaaaaaacaaacaccacacaACAGTTTTCAAGCTTTATGAAAATCAAGATACTGATCTATTGCAACAAACATTCAAAATGGagtaaaacaatgaaaaataaagcacttcCAGGTAATCTACAAAGAACAATGACTAAGTAAGTTTATATTCACGGACATAACCTGGATCATCAACAAGACAGTTACacttatttgctttaaaagtaaaaacGGTTCCAGTCAGTCTTGGAACAGTCTTCTGCAAACACTCAAGTTCAGAGCATAATTTTGCCAGTGTGGCTATAGTTGGATAAAACATAACCTTGGTTTAATTGCTATTGATCTTAGGGAAGATTTACAGCAGAAGTTTTCTGGTATATCTAAACCTAAGTAATAACTAATTCCTAGAACAGAGGCTGTGGTTAAGTTGTTCAACAGTCTCCAtggggttttccttttttctgcaagaacactgcattatttttccatgtatttCCTGTAAAGAGTACTCTCAGAATTAAAGGGAGGGTGGTAGCAatgtctgcttttcattttacatacatatatagGGACAAGCTATAAGGGATACTTTTTgccaggtggttttttttaatatatttgaagctctaatattaaaaaaaaaaaaaaaaaaaaagaaagattttcttctctgacCATGTACTTATATTAGTTTAGCCAACTCACAGCTAAAATTACTCCAAAGTGCTTTTCTTGGAACAAcaatttcaaagaataaaatacaaacaggAACATTCTCTGTTTTGTGACTACTTACATGTATGCACCATGTTAGTTTCAGCTTGCAtgttcttgaaaaaaatgtaagttctaatatttttaagcattttgaaGCCTGTAATTTGGCAGATCCCTAGAGGAGGTGAAACATTCGACATAATGAAAGGGAAAGCTGTTTTTCAATTGAGAGAGAAACTTGGTTCTGCAAAGTATGGGATATTCTCATGATAGAAGGATTATTTTTAGCCAGAGCCCCTTTTAGCAATTTTAGCAATTCTGTTGAACTGAACAGTGAAATGCTCCCTGCTAGGTTTTGCAGCATAATGAGCTGGTTTGcagagggggggtggggggggtggggggtggggtggaggaaaaaaaaaaaaaagaaagaaaaaaaaaagagagctggAAGTTTGGCAAGGATAATCTCtatttatatttgcatataAAGAGAGGCGAGTCTCACTGTTGTTGTGTTCACATTGTACTCACTGCTAACTCTGTGTAATTTGAGTGCTTGTTGTCTTTGTACAATTTTAAGGTTGTGTctaactttcaaaataaattttttttaaaaaagcttctCACCGTAATAATGCTATTAGAGTTTAGTCTCTTTTGGGCTAGTGAAGATGCTTTATTTTTGGCTTGGTGGTAGGGATGTTTTGTTGATGGTAAGTGGCCACAGAAGTGGTTTTATTTAAGCAAGTGATGAACTTACGATTAGATACTAGGGTGAGGCTGAAAATACCTGGGTCCTGCAGTACCACAAGACTTCCTGTTAGAACAGCAAGGCCAGAGTAAGTGATTTaagtttttatattaaaatattattggaAGAGAAATACTTTACTTTGTAAAGTTTTCACTTGGTAATGGAAAAATggtcctttttaaaaaaataaaggaattcCTTTTTTATAGAATTTATGCACGATCTCTTATTTTGCCAAGAAAGCGGGTAAAGAACATGTGGTAGTTCACATACAATGGTAATGTAAGGTAGTAGAAGTGGATGGtgacaggaaaaattaaagacTCTACATTCTGTTGTTGTAGCTTAAGGTAATATCAAACTATACGTTGAAGCAGTTTGTTGATTTATCTGTACAATCACTGAAGTCTATTTCAGGACTGGTTATACAGAACCCCTGTTTCCTGTCAACTGTGTGACTTTCTCTTAATTGTGACAGAAATTCCCCAATTATGCCTTCTGTTCCAAGCGGACACCAAGTGAAGTAATTGTCATGCATTTTGACACTGCAGTAAATGATTTCTTGGTATAGCATCTTGCAGCTGCCTAATACTTCAGGTCTTTTCAGGAAGGGCTTCTGCAATGTGGAAGAATCAGTTCTTTCCAGACTATCTGCAAAAAGGTCACAGTTTGATCTCTGTCTCCCTTAGGGACATCATGAAAATTGAGCAAATAATATCAGCCCATCAGAATTATCAAATGTAGGTTTGATTGTTTACACATTCCTTTTCCTGAAGTCTTATCTGACTTGACATCTTATGATGGATCAGTGATAAATTTGTGCAACTTTGTGACTCATGAATTTATTAATCAttactttctcattttcagtcattttcagGTCACTGCACGTTAAGATCAAGTTGCTTTTTGTTGCCCTTATATcaaatggaaaagcagaatAGAAATAAACATACAGTTTCGTAAAGTTTTCTTGTGTGGACAATTCCTCTTTGAAACAGCATATGTATACTTCCCAAATCAATGTAGCTGTAAGTATTTGTGTGGAAGCTGATGCAGAATCAAGTGAAGTATGTATTTAAAGTTTAGTAATTAAGCCATGCTAAATTCTTACAATGACATTTTACTTTCCTAATGGAAAATATCCGTATCCAAGATGCGGTAGGATGAAGTATACATAACTGCTTTTAGGGCACATTTACACTGATAATTAGGTTTGACATTTGTCATTTACATAGGCTGGACAGCAGAGACCGGAGGATAGGCAATCTGTAGCAGTTCTGCTTAAGTCAGGTaaggatgtttttttctttttttgcccatcccaccacttttctctttctacaAGTGGTTTGGAATTTGTGGGTCTTCTGGTGGTAGAGGCCacttcttttatatttaaaagcagataGCACATCTCACAAGTGAAAACACAAGGAGCAGGCTCTGAGATAGGATACAGAGAGCTACCACAACTGTCACCCAGGCTTGACAGAGGGCAGCCTCAAGACTGGTGTTGCCTTGCCCTTGAAGCTAAATGCTATGTATTAGGTATACTCAATACAGTTCTATTCTATAAAATAGGAAATTAagcataaaatagaaattataatTGCTGAATAGCTATTTCGGTCCGAGTTCAGCTTTTGAGTGTCCCAATTCCATGCTCACTTTAGGTTTCAGAAGCCAGAAACTTCTGAAGATTTAGTCTTGCAAAAGAA encodes:
- the CGGBP1 gene encoding CGG triplet repeat-binding protein 1 translates to MERFGVKSAPSRNRSKTALYVTPQDRVTEFGSELHEDGGKLFCTSCNVVLNHVRKSAINDHLKSKTHTKRKAEFEEQNVRKKQRTLTASLQCNSTAQTEKTSVIQDFVKMCLEANIPLEKADHPSVRAFLSRYVKNGSSIPKSDQLRKAYLPDGYDNENQLINTEDR